One segment of Solanum lycopersicum chromosome 1, SLM_r2.1 DNA contains the following:
- the LOC104646100 gene encoding mavicyanin-like, with protein MTFFGKAMLIVLVVMMATMRFATDTVYQVGDLAGWIFNYNYDEWAFFKQFQAGDTLVFNYDPKLHNVMQVNINDYNSCTASNPIGTFNSGSDSILLDTLDADYFFMSGIPGDCASGLKLHIKVSQTTTTTTPSPPTTMNTPATPPPPPTLNDHYPYIFPASSRNHSSASNTAYSFNMLFALFLLPMV; from the exons ATGACTTTCTTCGGAAAAGCAATGTTGATAGTATTGGTGGTGATGATGGCTACTATGAGATTCGCTACGGATACCGTGTATCAAGTTGGTGATCTTGCAGGATGGATATTTAACTACAATTACGATGAATGGGCTTTTTTCAAGCAATTTCAAGCTGGTGATACACTAG TTTTCAACTACGACCCAAAATTACACAATGTGATGCAAGTTAACATCAATGACTACAACTCATGCACAGCTAGTAATCCAATTGGAACATTCAACTCTGGTAGTGATTCAATCCTCCTTGACACACTTGATGCAGATTACTTCTTCATGAGTGGTATTCCTGGTGATTGTGCATCTGGACTCAAATTACACATCAAAGTTAGTcaaactacaacaacaacaactccTTCTCCTCCTACGACAATGAATACTCCAGCaactcctcctcctcctcctacGTTGAATGATCATTATCCTTATATTTTTCCTGCTTCTTCAAGAAATCACTCTTCTGCAAGCAATACTGCTTATTCATTCAACATGTTATTTGCATTGTTTCTTCTACCCATGGTCTAG